From Penicillium psychrofluorescens genome assembly, chromosome: 1, one genomic window encodes:
- a CDS encoding uncharacterized protein (ID:PFLUO_001602-T1.cds;~source:funannotate), with protein MSLLPPEVHTALSQLLRALSTPDNAVRTQAEEQLNNDWVQNRPDVLLMGLVEQIEGAEDTITRAFAAVLFRRIATKTRKDPVTNDTKEVFSSLTNEQRVVIRQKLVDCLTKETVTDVQKKIGDAVAEVARQYTDNGDSWPDLLQVLFTASQSTEAGLRETAYRIFTTTPGIIEKQHEDTVLGVFTKGFKDDNISVRIAAMEAFAALFRSMPKKTQPKFFSLAPDLLNILPPLKESSESEELSAAFLALIELAEISQKMFKGMFSNLVKFSISVIADKELSDQVRQNALELMATFADYAPNMCKKEPDFAQEMVTQCLSLMTDVGQDDDDAEEWNASEDLEPEESDLNHIAGEQCMDRLANKLGGPAILQPAFSWIPRMMSSTAWRDRHAALMAISAISEGCRDLMVGELDQVLALVVPALSDSHPRVRYAGCNALGQMSTDFAGTMQEKYHAIVLNNIIPVLSSAEPRVQSHAAAALVNFCEEAERSILEPYLENLLSHLLGLLRSDKRYLQEQALSTIATIADSAEMAFGQYYPTLMPLLLNVLKEEQGKEYRLLRAKAMECATLIALAVGKEKMGQDALNLVQLLGNIQQNITDADDPQSQYLLHCWGRMCRVLGRDFVPYLPGVMPPLLTVAAAKADIQLLDDEDQIEQVEQDEGWELVPLKGKIIGIKTSALEDKNTAIELITIYAQILEEAFEPYVLETMEKIAVPGIAFFFHDPVRVSAAKLIPQLLNSYKKAHGDQSPGFAEMWNKVAEKIIEVLSAEPTVDTLAEMYQCFYESVEVIGKNSLSPQHMQAFIESAKSTLEDYQMRVKQRLEEQAELEEGDEENLDYEYAVEDDQNLLSDMNKAFHTIFKNQGTSFLPAWQQLLQFYNAFITSQDPTQRQWALCIMDDVLEFCCEESWNFKDHIMQPLAAGLQDENAANRQAAAYGVGVAAQKGGAPWSDFVAASIPSLFQVTQHAQARSEEHVFATENASASIAKILHYNASKVQNAQEVVPNWIDTLPITYDEEAAPYAYSFVAQLIDQQNPAAFSKADRVFGSIVQALDAGTLQGQTAARVAESAKRLVGATGVNAEQILASVSPESQERVREYFQ; from the exons atgtccttgCTTCCTCCCGAGGTCCACACCGCGCTGTcccagctgctgcgcgccTTGAGCACCCCCGACAACGCCGTTAGAACccaggcggaggagcagctgaaCAATGACTGGGTACAGAACCGTCCAGACGTCCTCTTGATGGGCCTGgtggagcagatcgagggCGCTGAGGACACAATA ACGCGTGCTTTCGCCGCCGTGCTTTTCCGTCGAATCGCTACCAAAACGCGAAAGGATCCTGTCACGAACGACACCAAGGAGGTCTTCTCGTCGCTCACCAACGAGCAGCGCGTTGTGATCCGTCAGAAGCTGGTCGACTGCTTGACGAAAGAGACAGTTACCGAtgtgcagaagaagattggaGATGCAGTGGCAGAGGTAGCTCGGCAATACACGGACAATG GCGATTCATGGCCGGACCTCCTTCAGGTTCTATTCAcagccagccagtccaccgaGGCTGGTTTGCGAGAGACTGCATACCGCATCTTCACGACTACGCCTGGTATTATCGAGAAGCAGCATGAGGATACTGTGTTGGGAGTCTTTACCAAGGGCTTCAAGGATGACAACATCTCC GTGCGCATTGCTGCTATGGAAGCCTTCGCCGCGTTGTTCCGTTCCATGCCCAAGAAGACTCAGCCCAAGTTCTTCTCGCTTGCGCCTGACCTTCTCAACATCTTGCCCCCGCTTAAGGAGTCGTCGGAAAGTGAGGAACTGTCCGCAGCCTTCCTCGCACTGATCGAGTTGGCCGAAATCAGCCAGAAGATGTTCAAGGGCATGTTTAGCAACCTGGTCAAGTTCAGCATCAGCGTCATTGCCGATAAGGAACTGAGCGATCAGGTGCGCCAGAATGCGCTGGAACTGATGGCCACCTTCGCCGACTATGCCCCGAACATGTGCAAGAAGGAGCCCGATTTTGCGCAAGAAATGGTCACCCAGTGCTTGAGCCTGATGACCGACGTTGGacaagatgatgatgacgctGAAGAGTGGAACGCGTCCGAGGAT CTTGAACCCGAGGAGAGCGATCTCAATCATATTGCTGGCGAGCAGTGCATGGACCGCTTGGCCAATAAGTTGGGTGGTCCGGCCATTCTCCAGCCTGCTTTCTCCTGGATTCCTCGCATGATGTCTTCTACCGCCTGGCGCGACCGCCACGCCGCTTTGatggccatctccgccatctcggAAGGTTGCCGGGATTTGATGGTGGGCGAATTGGACCAGGTTTTGGCGTTGGTTGTTCCGGCACTTAGCGATTCCCACCCCCGAGTTCGGTATGCGGGCTGCAACGCTTTGGGCCAGATGAGTACCGACTTTGCAGGCACGATGCAGGAGAAGTATCACGCTATTGTGCTGAACAACATTATCCCCGTGCTGAGCTCTGCCGAACCGCGTGTTCAGTCCCATGCGGCCGCCGCTCTGGTGAACTTTTGCGAAGAGGCTGAACGGAGCATCCTGGAGCCGTATCTTGAGAATTTGCTGTCTCACCTTCTGGGCCTTCTGCGCAGCGACAAGCGTTACCTGCAGGAGCAAGCTCTATCCACGATTGCCACCATCGCTGACTCTGCCGAGATGGCGTTCGGCCAGTACTACCCCACCCTGATGCCACTCCTGCTAAACGTGCTCAAGGAGGAGCAAGGCAAGGAGTACCGCCTGCTGCGTGCGAAAGCCATGGAGTGTGCTACTCTTATCGCATTGGCTGTtggcaaggagaagatgggccAAGATGCCTTGAACCTTGTGCAGCTTCTGGGCAACATCCAGCAGAACATCACCGATGCAGATGACCCGCAGTCGCAGTACCTACTTCACTGCTGGGGTCGTATGTGCCGCGTCCTTGGCCGCGACTTCGTTCCGTATCTGCCGGGCGTCATGCCGCCTCTGTTGACAGTGGCTGCCGCCAAGGCTGACATTCAGCtgcttgatgatgaagaccaaATTGAgcaggtcgagcaggacGAGGGTTGGGAGCTTGTTCCGCTCAAGGGCAAGATCATTGGTATCAAGACCAGTGCCTTGGAGGACAAGAACACCGCTATTGAGCTGATCACCATCTATGCTCAAATTCTGGAGGAAGCCTTCGAGCCTTACGTTTTGGAGACCATGGAAAAGATTGCTGTTCCTGGCAttgctttcttcttccacgatCCCGTCCGGGTGTCGGCAGCCAAGCTGATCCCACAGCTGCTCAACTCCTACAAAAAGGCCCACGGTGACCAATCACCAGGCTTTGCCGAGATGTGGAACAAGGtggccgagaagatcatcgaggtGCTGAGCGCGGAGCCGACGGTTGACacgctggcggagatgtACCAGTGCTTCTACGAGTCGGTCGAGGTGATTGGCAAGAACAGCCTCAGCCCACAGCACATGCAGGCGTTCATCGAGTCTGCCAAGTCGACACTGGAGGACTACCAGATGCGTGTCAAGCAACGACTCGAAGAACAggcagagctggaggaaggtGATGAGGAGAACCTGGATTACGAGTATGCCGTGGAAGACGACCAGAACCTGCTGAGCGACATGAACAAGGCTTTCCACACCATCTTCAAAAACCAGGGCACTTCCTTCCTGCCGGCCTggcagcagcttctccagttCTACAATGCCTTCATCACCAGCCAAGACCCCACACAGCGGCAATGGGCGCTCTGCATCATGGACGATGTGCTGGAGTTCTGCTGCGAAGAGTCGTGGAACTTTAAGGATCATATCATGCAGCCTCTGGCGGCTGGTCTGCAAGATGAAAACGCGGCCAACCGACAAGCGGCAGCGTACGGCGTCGGTGTTGCCGCCCAAAAAGGCGGTGCTCCCTGGAGCGACTTTGTGGCAGCCAGCATCCCCAGCTTGTTCCAGGTGACGCAGCACGCTCAGGCTCGGTCGGAGGAGCACGTTTTCGCGACAGAGAATGCCTCGGCCAGTATCGCCAAGATCCTGCACTACAACGCGTCTAAGGTGCAGAATGCTCAGGAAGTCGTGCCCAACTGGATCGACACGCTGCCCATCACCTACGATGAGGAAGCTGCGCCGTATGCTTATTCATTTGTTGCTCAGCTGATCGACCA GCAAAACCCCGCTGCCTTTAGCAAGGCTGACCGCGTGTTCGGATCCATCGTGCAGGCTCTCGACGCCGGAACGCTACAGGGCCAGACCGCCGCTCGGGTCGCCGAGTCAGCCAAGCGTCTGGTAGGAGCGACTGGCGTGAACGCGGAACAGATCCTGGCGAGTGTTAGCCCTGAAAGCCAGGAGAGGGTGCGCGAGTACTTTCAGTAG
- a CDS encoding uncharacterized protein (ID:PFLUO_001597-T1.cds;~source:funannotate), translating into MCSNFSNVLNPMSIAGGAGSNIDPTYIDGAMFANDDEFYLYGGAAIPPSNDEVPSGNTVLGYEAYQYGATIQDWEPMWWTEDLPDNVTTYITNGAGASAPSENLGFYFSGMHAPDWGSFTYPPYLANTTADTFTTVNMSVMRSETWDTDTLPSYIKGRANAEIVWVPVSEAGVLVAIGGVVDPAGLFESLNSSQEALNKDLSPTFMEMVSVYDVNTKTWYLQNTTGDTPPQLTEFCSVLASAADGSSHNIYIYGGYNGLNANSNSSDDVYILSLPSFTWVKVYNGTNTHGRSGHRCIKVYPDQMLAIGGYRIDSTHCLEGGIIVDFNLNNLSFQDAYDPSQWSDYKVPDLLSAQIGGE; encoded by the exons ATGTG TTCGAATTTCTCGAATGTACTCAACCCGATGTCCATTGCCGGTGGTGCCGGAAGCAATATAGACCCAACCTACATTGACGGCGCGATGTTTGCCAACGACGATGAGTTCTACCTTTATGG GGGCGCCGCGATTCCCCCTAGTAATGACGAGGTACCATCTGGCAATACTGTGCTTGGCTATGAAGCCTATCAGTATGGTGCGACTATTCAAGACTGGGAGCCAATGTGGTGGACGGAAGATTTACCAGACAACGTGACAACATATATCACCAACGGAGCTGGGGCATCAGCACCGAGCGAGAACCTGGGCTTCTACTTTAGTGGAATGCATGCTCCGGACTGGGGCTCCTTCACATATCCTCCTTATCTGGCCAACACAACGGCGGACACATTCACTACGGTGAACATGTCAGTGATGCGCTCCGAGACATGGGACACCGATACACTGCCGAGCTACATCAAAGGCCGTGCCAACGCTGAGATCGTTTGGGTGCCAGTGTCTGAGGCTGGAGTCCTGGTAGCCATCGGAGGCGTGGTCGACCCCGCTGGACTCTTTGAAAGTTTGAATTCATCCCAGGAGGCACTCAACAAAGATCTGAGCCCGACATTTATGGAGATGGTCTCGGTCTACGATGTCAATACTAAGACTTGGTATCTACAGAACACGACGGGCGATACACCGCCGCAGTTGACCGAGTTTTGCTCTGTGCTTGCTAGCGCAGCAGACGGCTCATCACATAATATCTACATCTACGGAGGATACAATGGTCTCAATGCAAACTCAAATTCATCTGACGACGTGTACATCTTGTCATTGCCTTCTTTTACGTGGGTCAAGGTGTACAATGGGACGAACACACACGGCCGGAGTGGACACAGATGCATCAAGGTTTATCCAGACCAAATGCTCGCCATTGGAGGCTATCGTATCGATTCAACGCACTGTCTAGAGGGGGGTATCATTGTTGACTTCAACCTTAACAACCTCAGTTTCCAGGATGCCTACGACCCCTCGCAGTGGAGCGACTATAAAGTGCCAGATCTCTTATCAGCTCAAATAGGTGGAGAGTAA
- a CDS encoding uncharacterized protein (ID:PFLUO_001598-T1.cds;~source:funannotate) has translation MDGIAGYSGWRWIFILEGLATVVIAAASKFLIVDWPETSTFLNDKERALLLSRLLDDRQDARMDRLDSAARRRVFRDVKIYLGPLMYFGIVNTGYATSFFTPTILNQLGWTAVRAQVMSIPIYIVACVIALVTALASDRLRHRFAFTLAGCVIATIGYVLLLCQNSIPTGAHYFALFAITGGGYMTQPVLMGWLSNNMAGHYKQSISTAMQIGIGNCGGLVASNVFFTSEAPTYPTGFGISLGMVWICGISCVVFVTWLARENRLREEGKRDDRYELPPEELSNLGDDHPSFRFMY, from the exons ATGGATGGAATCGCAGGGTATAGCGGTTGGCGGTGGATCTTCATCCTTGAAGGTTTAGCGACTGTCGTGATTGCGGCGGCTTCTAAGTTCTTGATAGTCGATTGGCCAGAGACTTCTACCTTTTTAAATGACAAGGAGCGAGCTCTACTCCTCTCTCGTTTATTAGACGATCGGCAAGATGCTAGAATGGACCGTCTGGACAGCGCAGCCAGGCGACGCGTTTTCCGCGACGTCAAGATCTATCTCGG TCCATTGATGTATTTCGGCATCGTGAACACCGGTTACGCCACGTCTTTCTTTACTCCCACAATTTTGAATCAACTGGGATGGACCGCCGTTAGAGCCCAGGTCATGAGCATTCCGATCTATATTGTTGCATGCGTTATAGCGCTGGTGACGGCACTCGCCAGTGACAGGCTGCGCCACCGTTTCGCCTTCACTCTTGCTGGATGTGTCATTGCAACCATTGGGTATGTTCTTCTACTCTGCCAAAACTCAATTCCCACCGGGGCACACTACTTCGCTCTGTTCGCGATCACCGGCGGTGGATACATGACTCAGCCAGTCCTAATGGGCTGGTTGAGCAACAATATGGCTGGTCATTACAAACAATCGATTTCCACGGCCATGCAGATCGGCATCGGCAACTGTGGTGGACTCGTTGCTAGCAATGTCTTTTTTACCTCGGAAGCACCGACCTATCCAACTGGCTTTGGCATTAGTTTGGGCATGGTTTGGATCTGCGGTATATCCTGCGTTGTATTCGTTACCTGGCTCGCCCGGGAGAATCGATTGCGGGAAGAAGGCAAGAGAGACGATCGATATGAACTACCACCAGAGGAACTTAGCAACCTTGGAGACGACCATCCTAGCTTTAGGTTTATGTATTAG
- a CDS encoding uncharacterized protein (ID:PFLUO_001600-T1.cds;~source:funannotate) produces MRLLQILPFVSLGLARAVPGQDNNVCVVKANGHRRDDVPNILRAFRECDNGGTVVFPEDQSYWIATRLNPVINNVAIEWRGKWTLSDDLSYWRNNSYPITFQNHHAGFIITGDNITIDGFGTGGIDGNGNAWYNAEEGDTQPGRPMPFVFWNVSDVNVDNFYVKDPPLWSLNIMNGTNMRFNNIICNATAVNAPYGDNWVQNTDGFDTMDVENVQLTNFYYQGGDDCIAIKPRSYNVDVRNVTCHGGNGIAIGSLGQYLEDSSVANIQFDQVKVISYNDDMHDSAYIKTWMGGQVPQSSYESAGKPNGGGWGSVRNILFSNFELYGAGMGPAINQDSGDNGSYAGTSKMSVSNIAFVNFTGYLDTDSDVVSEVSCSKVHPCYNIDFDNVVLYPTENSTTAGTGTCQYTADGGVHGLDGC; encoded by the exons ATGCGGCTGCTGCAAATTCTCCCGTTCGTCTCTCTGGGGCTAGCCCGAGCGGTCCCAGGACAGGATAACAATGTCTGTGTCGTCAAGGCAAACGGACACCGGAGGGACGATGTTCCTAACATCCTGCGCGCCTTTCGCGAATGCGATAATGGCGGCACAGTGGTCTTCCCAGAGGACCAATCTTACTGGATTGCAACGCGATTGAACCCTGTGATCAACAACGTGGCGATTGAGTGGCGCGGCAAATGGACT CTCAGCGATGATTTGAGCTATTGGCGGAACAACTCATACCCCATCACGTTCCAAAACCACCACGCCGGCTTCATAATTACCGGAGACAACATCACCATTGACGGTTTTGGGACCGGCGGCATCGACGGCAATGGAAACGCCTGGTACAATGCTGAAGAGGGCGACACGCAGCCTGGACGCCCGATGCCATTTGTATTTTGGAATGTGTCGGATGTCAATGTCGACAATTTCTACGTCAAGGATCCGCCGCTGTGGAGTCTAAATATCATGAATGGGACCAACATGCGCTTCAATAATATCATTTGTAATGCAACTGCCGTGAATGCACCGTACGGAGACAATTGGGTTCAGAACACGGATGGGTTTG ATACGATGGATGTGGAGAACGTCCAGCTCACCAATTTCTATTATCAAGGCGGAGATGACTGCATAGCCATCAAGCCACGATCGTACAATGTCGACGTTCGCAACGTTACCTGTCACGGAGGAAATGGCATTGCTATTGGCAGTCTAGGCCAGTACCTAGAAGACTCCAGCGTGGCGAATATCCAGTTTGACCAAGTCAAG GTAATCTCTTACAACGACGACATGCACGATAGCGCATACATCAAGACCTGGATGGGCGGCCAAGTGCCACAATCCTCGTATGAGAGTGCCGGAAAGCccaacggcggcggctgggGCAGCGTCCGCAATATCCTATTCTCTAACTTTGAGCTGTACGGCGCCGGCATGGGGCCAGCCATCAATCAGGACAGCGGTGATAATGGCTCGTATGCGGGCACGAGCAAGATGAGTGTCTCGAATATCGCCTTTGTCAACTTCACCGGGTACCTGGACACAGACTCCGATGTGGTGTCAGAGGTTTCGTGCTCGAAGGTGCATCCGTGCTACAATATCGACTTTGACAACGTCGTCTTGTATCCGACAGAAAACTCTACGACTGCAGGGACAGGAACATGCCAGTACACTGCGGATGGAGGCGTGCATGGGTTGGATGGATGCTGA
- a CDS encoding uncharacterized protein (ID:PFLUO_001599-T1.cds;~source:funannotate): protein MSENVHPAFTGRELPLLSRGIAFPAAAARHVAGTFRASRVYVICSGSLARNTDALNRLTAALGPEKVVGQRIGMQSHTLWSEVLETVAHARNVQADLLLTLGAGSLTDGAKIIALALSNNVSTPAELETLAQGPNKRADISAPIVPIISVPTSLSAGEYSNFAGGTEDRSHRKYSFQAPIRGPQLVILDPELAESTPDSIWLSTGVRAVDHCVETLCAIVGTTPTSDELAQNALSRLVPGLLRCKKNRKDRDAHLQCQLGSVDAMAACTSGSVELGASHGIGHQLGPLGVGHGETSCILLPAVCKYNAAHNANRERQARVREFLIQDPVVSEVLRQRSVDVPAADLGDILDAIIRELGMPRSLADVGVGRDQLDGLAANSLHDRWCQCNPVPLKEKAQVLEILEMVVP from the exons ATGTCTGAAAATGTGCACCCGGCATTTACTGGCCGCGAGCTCCCTTTGTTATCGCGTGGTATCGCTTTtccggctgctgctgcccgccaTGTCGCCGGCACCTTTCGGGCCTCGCGAGTATATGTGATCTGCTCCGGCTCGCTGGCCCGTAACACCGATGCTCTAAACAGGCTGACTGCTGCGCTGGGTCCGGAGAAGGTGGTCGGTCAGCGCATCGGCATGCAATCTCACACGCTGTGGTCGGAGGTGCTGGAAACCGTGGCACACGCACGCAACGTACAGGCAGACTTACTCTTGACGCTGGGAGCAGGCAGTTTAACGGATGGGGCAAAAATCATCGCATTG GCCCTGTCCAACAACGTCAGTACGCccgccgagctcgagacGCTCGCCCAGGGTCCTAACAAACGCGCTGATATCAGTGCGCCCATCGTGCCCATCATCTCCGTGCCGACGTCACTGTCTGCGGGAGAGTACTCCAATTTTGCTGGTGGTACTGAAGACCGCTCGCACCGCAAGTACAGCTTTCAGGCACCGATACGCGGGCCCCAGctcgtcatcctcgacccggaGTTGGCGGAATCCACGCCAGACTCTATCTGGCTCAGCACCGGCGTGCGCGCCGTTGACCATTGTGTCGAGACGCTGTGCGCTATCGTAGGCACGACACCTACATCCGATGAGCTAGCACAGAACGCCCTCAGTCGTCTAGTGCCAGGTCTGCTGCGGTGTAAGAAGAACCGCAAGGACCGCGATGCCCATTTACAGTGTCAACTGGGCTCGGTCGATGCCATGGCAGCTTGTACGAGCGGGTCGGTCGAGCTAGGAGCAAGCCACGGGATAGGCCACCAG CTCGGTCCGCTAggtgtcggccatggcgaaaCTAGCTGCATTCTTCTACCAGCCGTATGCAAGTACAACGCCGCGCACAACGCCAACCGCGAGCGCCAGGCACGCGTGCGCGAGTTCCTAATTCAGGATCCCGTTGTATCTGAAGTCCTACGCCAGCGCTCGGTCGACGTTCCCGCCGCCGATTTGGGCGACATCCTGGACGCTATCATCCGCGAGCTCGGCATGCCCAGATCCCTGGCTGATGTGGGCGTAGGCCGCGATCAGCTCGACGGGCTAGCGGCGAACAGTCTACATGATCGGTGGTGCCAGTGCAACCCGGTACCtctgaaggagaaggcacAAGTGCTGGAGATCTTGGAGATGGTTGTACCGTAA
- a CDS encoding uncharacterized protein (ID:PFLUO_001601-T1.cds;~source:funannotate), whose product MARISTLFGLWSLISVSLAQNCWRNTTCSGPTETAFSGPWEDNIYASSSRTVQPKTTLSDLKNKADTNPSQPETAILHGNGSLVVFDFGKEVGGILHLKYSATGSGAVGIAFTEAKNWIGEWSDDSNALWQDGALYANFSSAGQESYVMPDPKLRGGFRYLTLFLETSDSASVKVEDISVELDFQPTWSNLRAYQGYFHSSDELLNRIWYSGAYTLQSNQVPVNTGRVTEGVTVGWENNGTLGPGDTIIVDGAKRDRAVWPGDMGIAVPSTFVSLGDLESVQNALQVMYNTQDKTTGAFPESGPPLSQTGSDTYHMWTMIGTYNYVLFTNNTDWLLENWDGYLLAMNYIYDKVTYPSGLLNVTGLRDWARYGQGYNNSEAQMILYHTMRTGADLASWTGDSTNLSSTWNDRAANLKDAINTYCWDESYGAFKDNATDTTLHPQDANSMAILFGVVDSERADSISKNLLKNWGPIGAVAPELPENISPFISSFEIQSHLTVRRPDRALDLIRRSWGWYMNNPNGTESTVIEGYLQNGTFGYRWGDGYYNDFSYVSHSHGWSSGPTSALTNYIVGLSVTSPGGESWSLAPQFGDLEFAEAGFVTELGKYQASWIRKSNEYTLQFSVPEGTSGTLVLPFAREGRRSEITVDGRRVSKDVAYDEDTATIGLDGGSYKVVVQ is encoded by the exons ATGGCGCGAATCAGTACTCTTTTCGGCCTTTGGTCTCTCATATCTGTTTCTTTAGCCCAGAATTGCTGGAGGAATACTACCTGCTCCGGTCCGACAGAGACCGCATTCAGCGGGCCATGGGAAGACAACATCTATGCATCGTCCTCTCGAACGGTACAGCCCAAGACAACTTTATCTGATCTCAAGAACAAAGCAGACACAAACCCATCCCAACCAGAGACTGCAATTCTGCACGGAAATGGGTCTCTGGTGGTATTCGACTTTGGAAAAGAAGTCGGTGGCATCCTTCACCTCAAGTACAGCGCCACCGGCAGCGGGGCTGTGGGCATTGCCTTCACCGAGGCTAAGAACTGGATCGGAGAGTGGTCCGACGATTCCAATGCCCTGTGGCAGGATGGTGCTTTATATGCGAACTTCTCATCTGCCGGACAAGAAAGCTATGTCATGCCTGACCCGAAGCTGCGCGGCGGGTTCCGCTACTTgactctcttcctcgagaCGAGTGATTCCGCCAGTGTGAAAGTCGAAGATATCAGCGTCGAGCTGGATTTCCAGCCCACCTGGTCCAATCTTCGCGCGTACCAGGGGTACTTCCACTCCAGTGACGAATTGCTGAACCGGATCTGGTACTCTGGTGCATACACACTCCAAAGCAACCAGGTGCCTGTCAATACGGGACGTGTAACAGAAGGCGTTACGGTAGGATGGGAGAACAATGGGACTCTTGGACCTGGAGACACTATCATTGTGGATGGCGCCAAGAGAGACCGTGCCGTGTGGCCCGGCGACATGGGCATTGCGGTACCGTCGACCTTTGTCAGTCTTGGAGACCTGGAAAGTGTGCAGAATGCTCTCCAAGTTATGTACAACACACAA GACAAAACAACAGGAGCCTTTCCTGAGTCGGGCCCTCCACTCAGTCAGACAGGCTCAGATACATACCACATGTGGACGATGATCGGAACCTACAACTATGTGCTGTTCACAAACAATACCGACTGGCTTCTAGAGAACTGGGACGGATACCTCTTGGCTATGAACTACATCTACGACAAGGTGACTTATCCCAGCGGCCTGTTGAACGTTACCGGTCTTCGCGACTGGGCCAGATACGGGCAAGGATACAACAACTCAGAGGCTCAGATGAT CCTTTATCATACTATGCGCACCGGTGCTGATCTCGCCTCATGGACTGGAGATTCCACAAATCTATCAAGCACCTGGAACGACCGCGCTGCCAATCTAAAGGATGCCATCAACACCTACTGCTGGGACGAGTCATACGGTGCCTTTAAGGACAATGCAACCGACACCACGCTGCATCCACAAGACGCAAACAGCATGGCAATTCTGTTCGGCGTCGTCGACTCAGAGCGCGCAGACAGCATCTCCAAGAACCTGCTCAAGAACTGGGGTCCCATCGGCGCCGTAGCTCCCGAGCTACCAGAAAACATCTCCCCCTTTATCTCGTCCTTCGAAATTCAAAGTCATTTAACCGTCCGCCGGCCTGACCGCGCACTGGATCTAATCCGACGCAGCTGGGGCTGGTATATGAATAACCCCAACGGCACGGAGAGTACCGTTATTGAAGGATATCTCCAAAATGGAACGTTCGGATATCGTTGGGGTGATGGTTATTACAATGATTTCTCATATGTGTCTCACTCGCACGGCTGGTCGTCTGGTCCGACGTCTGCGTTGACGAACTATATCGTCGGTCTCTCTGTTACTTCGCCCGGAGGAGAGTCGTGGAGTCTTGCCCCGCAATTTGGAGATCTGGAGTTCGCGGAGGCTGGATTTGTTACTGAGCTCGGCAAGTACCAGGCTTCTTGGATAAGGAAGTCGAATGAGTATACCTTGCAGTTCTCGGTTCCGGAGGGCACCTCCGGAACTCTCGTTCTGCCGTTTGCGAGGGAGGGCCGGAGATCTGAGATTACTGTTGATGGAAGACGAGTTAGTAAGGATGTTGCATATGACGAGGACACGGCGACTATTGGTCTCGATGGTGGTTCTTACAAGGTGGTTGTCCAATGA